The following DNA comes from Leptospira neocaledonica.
GAAATAATGCCTTCTCGGTCTTCTCCCTATTTCTCCCAGAAACGATCTTTTGAGAATTTTCCTGGGAATCGGTCAATTCCAATCCTTCTGCAAATTCAAAAGGAAATACAACATATTTGGAAGTTTTTAATTTAGAAGAATTTTTGCCCAGGCTTAGCTGTGCATCGTAAGAAGGAAGGCTCCTACAATTACTGTAGAAGAAAATGAATATTACAGAAAGAAAGATCGAAATTGGAGCTCGCCGCATAGCTTATCAATCAATGATAATATAAAATCCGGCAAGCGATTTCGAAGTTACGCCATTGTTTTCGAAAAAATAAGATTCGAATGAAGAGATAAGTTTATTGATTCGTTTCTACGTCTGCCTCTTCAACAGTAATTAGATCCAAAGTATTCCCGTCCGCATCTAAAAACTCCATTATGTATGCGACACGAGGGTCATGATGTACAAATACAATTGTCCCTACAGATCCAGCGGGCATTGAACCTATATTGCGCTTTAGCTTTACCATTTCGTATTCTTTAAAAGCCATTGTTATTATTGTTTGGTTATATTTAGCACTCAACTTAGTTGTATTTCATGAACCTTGGCGATAGGCTTAACTATATATTGGAATAGGATTACTCGAAAAATTCTGGAATTTTCTTCAGTTTGCTAAAATCAACCTTCCAAAGGTCAAGCTCATACAAATCACCATATTGATCGATATTCAATGTAACAGAAACTTCAATCCCATCAATATCGTAGAAGCTCAAACTTGCAATAGATTTGTTCATTCTTCGCCCTTCGTTATTGGCCAAAAAGAAAAGACTCCCCATTCCTCCATCGTCCATTTCTTGGACTTTCAACTTGCTAGCATCAAGGTCAACGTATTTGGAAAGATTAGACTTTTTAAGCAGAAACACAAGTAACCGCTCTTCTGCGGAATTAATTTGTCTAAAACTCTTCATACTAAGGGACTGTTATTCTTTCTACGTTAGTTTCGCTATATATGAGCCAATAGACTGAATAACCTCAAGCATAAGAATTTGCCAATTCAGAGTCGGCCTTACTTCAGGCTAAAATTTCTTTATTTATGATTTTCAGGCGAACTTTTGCTTAGCTCAGCAAGCTGATGAAGTAAAGTTGCCAATATTGAAAAAACAGGAAAAGGAAAGGTCAATTTTATTCGGTTCCCATTTTGCATAGACAACTCAATGTCCATCTCTTTTCTTGCAGCTTTAGCTCCAAGTAGCGTTATCTCTTTTAAAGAAGCAAATCCTACTTTCTCTATCTCTTTAAAGAAAACCTTTTCACTCCCCCATTCTAAACCGCGAGTTCGCAAATACAGTGATTTATCCTTTTGCTTATAATGAAATAAACAAAGACCTAACTCATTCTCTTTTTCCGAACAAACTGTGCCATATCCATACTTGATTAGGCTTTTGGCTTCTCTTTCAATACGCTTCCGAGCTGATTCTTCAATCGAATGATTCACCTACGTCCCCTGAGTAGCCTCAACGCAGGTATTATGTTATTGATTAGTGATACGAAGTAAAAAACGATAAACTTCCCAAACATCGCGTAATTTTCCATTTCCTCCTAAAATTCTTAAATAAACCTGGACTCCATTCTTTTTTAGAATTGCAATCGATTCGGTAATTTCCTTTTGCTCGACAACTTCTAAATTAGAAATTTCTTCATATTGAAGATATTCCCATTTTTCTTCTGATTGGAACAGATACATCCCTACATCAGTAAAAAGAACGGAATCATTGAAGTAAGGTTCAGAATTGAGATAAACTCCTAAAATTCCATCTTGAGCTACGCCGCGCATCTCAGAAGGAATTTCTAAATGAAACCTACTCAGTTTTTCTAAAATACGATATGAAAGTTGTTTTGCTCTATTATTCATGGAATCGATGAATCAAGAAGTCCTCTTCCATTTTTAGCAATAAAATCATATTAAATTCATTAAGACAATATAATGTTTATCTTTAAAATAAACAAAAGAAACTATAGTCCACAAGCTTGCCTTAAATTCAAAATCTCTTCACTAGTCAATCTTTCGATGCTTATATAGCAAACATTGGATTCAAAATCTACACCAATGCCTACTCTTTCATTCTTATATAAGCGACTTGGTTTAAATCCAGAAATCAAAACTTGAACAGAATCATGTAAAATTGATAAAGAAAAGTTCCGATTTTCTCCAATTACATATAAAGAATCAGCTATTCTGAACTCCTTGGCCTCAATTTTCTTTTCCCAATCCGATGTATCGCAAAGAGGAAAAGAATTCAGAATAACATTCTCAATATCAAAATGATTAACCTCATTAACAAAAGAACGAGGAACGAGAACCAAGTTAATCGAAACAAGTTCCTTCGTTCTAGAATGAATCCAAAACTCGAACAAATATTCGTCAGACTCTAATCTCCAAATATAAATAGGTTCCAATCCAGGGCTATAATTTCCAAATTGAATCTGAAAAGGACTATAAGAATCGAATATAGTCTTTTCTACTAATTTCGTTTTACTCGAATTATTGATTTTTAACAATCGTAACGACCTTTATCTAACAGGCTGAGCGTGAATCAGAACAGGGAGTCCCCCATCACGCGCTGCTTGAAATATAAATTCCCATCCACCAACTACAATTTTTTTCCCAAATTCTACGTTGCCTGATAATGCCTTGTCTAACGCTTTTGTATAGCTTTCCATCAATAGTTTTGAGTTTAATGGAGTAGTAAAGCTCTGACTTCGGCCTAAAAATTCCCTCAAATGTTTTACTGCAGACTCCAATATTCTTACTTGAGTCCCATTCGTGGAATTGAAAACTTTAGGTAGCGTAGCTCCTGCATTTAATTCCCAGGCTGCAGCAGTTTCACCTGCTACTACTTCAGAAACAACAGTTGCAGTAGAAGACGAATTTGATACTACAGCTGGAGGTACCATACCCAGTATGCTCGCTAATCTTGGATATGCAACGATGAATCTGATAGCCTGTGGAAGCATTATCTCAGGTAGGGCGACTAAACCAAGAATCGTTAATCCAGTAACGCCACCTGCAATGGCTCCTTCTGCCTGTGCTTCATTTGAAATTTTATAAAGTTCTTTAACTTTTTCTTCACAGGTTGAGCTACCGTTGCAATTTCGAATCGCATAAACAAAGCCGTAGTTAGGATCAGCAATTCCATAAGCAGGTTGGTTGTGAACCAAAACCCCTTCTGAACCGACGTAATACGTATGATTCTCTTCTACTTCAAAGTTATAAACGATAGTAGGCTCTACATCGTAGTATTTTACAGAAGATATACTAGCTTCTTTACTATTCTCTAAAAGTACCAAATCCCCTATATTTAAATCCTTTGCTTTTACCCATTCTGATCGATTTGTTACCCAAAATGGATGGTTCCAGGTAGTTTTGATAGCGGTTCCATTTCCGACTGACAATTCGTATATTAATTCTGTTTGATTAACCCATATACGGAAAACTTTTTGGTAACTACTTTCTCCCGTTTCTTCATCCCAAGAAAGAACAAAATCTCCCACTTGGATGGTCTCGATCGGTCTTTGTCCTTCTCTGGTCCAAACTAAAGTTCCGGCAACAAAACAGCTTCTGAATACTACCTTACCTTCATCATTTACATAAGCGAAATCACCGAATGCATTTCCTGCGATTTGGTTTAAATAGATCTTAGCTTGGTCACCGATTTGGCTAAAGAAGCCATCTCCTGCAGAACCGTTTTGATCCTTTCCTTGGATTTTAATATCCGCAATAGCAGGAGATTTATCGATCGCATCTTTAAGGCCTTGGTTCCCATTTACATAAGCTTCGTTGTGAACTCCACCCATCATTTCATTCAAGGAAGCGAGAGCTGATTGGCGTAAATTCGGGTCTGCATCCGGATTGCGAACTATATCAGAAAGATTCTGAATCACTTCGGGAAGATTTTCCGGCTTTATACCTAAACCATCCGCAATCGCTTTTAAAGTTTCGCTATTCGCAATCAAATTAGGATCTTTTAATACATCTCCGTAGGCTCCAGCAACCTCCATCTGGGCTTCTTTCTTGGCTTTATCCGCCAGATTCTGAGCCGTCATGACTGTATAATCATTACCAAAGTTCGTATTTGCAGTAACCGGTCCCCAAGAGTTACTATTAGTATCGAAAGAAATTCCAAGTGCTTCGTTTCCAAGAACATCTGCACCAAAGTTTACGGTTCCGTCAGCATTGATGGTTAAGGAACCACCGAGTCCAAGTTTATTGGCAGCCCCTCCTCCACAGTTGTTCTCTCCCATATCACAACCGAATCCCATGAAGATGGAAGGTTTCTGATCGGTGTCTGTGCTTAGGTTCACACCAAAGTTTGATCCGTATTCTTGACCGGCTCCAATGGAACCGCTGGTATTTCCGGATTCTAAATTATAACTTACATTATAGAATCCTCCGGTTTCGCCCACCGTTCCTCCAAAATTCAAGTTCAAACCTGATCCAGGAGCAAAAGAGATTCCTCCGTTAAATGCGGAACCTCCGATGTTCAGTCCGGCACCCCAGCCGGAGGCAGAAGGTCCATTTAAACCTTCATCCAACATCCCGCCTAGAGTATTCGCTTTTTGAGGAGGAGTATAGGATACGGAACCGGCAAGTCCCATTGGACCTGTAACTCCGAGTAACATTCCATTAGCAAATGCTGATAAAGTTGCATTATCATTTCCGGAAGAAGAAGCAATAGCAGCTTGTCCCACTGCACCTAATAAACGAATTCCGGTTGCGTAATTTTGTTGTGCTGCAGTGAGAACATTTGTTGCTGTTTGTGCTTGGGTTCCGCCGGAAGTGAAAAAGCTTCCGACCGTATTCGAAACTGCAGTGATCGCGGTTTTTGCCATATTCACGGCAGGCGCAACAAAGTTCGCAACAGCGTTATATGCTGTTGAAACAGCACTCACAACGGAACTGACTCCAGGTAAATTCGCAACCCAGGTAGCAGCATTTGCTACCCAAGTTCCCACTGTAGAAAGCGCACTACCAATTGCAGAAACCACACTGGAAACAGTACTTCCCACACTTGCTACCGCTGAAGCTAACATACTTCCACCGGCAACCGTTCCGGGACCTGGAATAAATTGTAAAGCGACGGAAGCAGCAATTTGAAGTGCTGTAGAAATCATCTGCTTTTGTTGTTCTTTCTTAGCCGCTT
Coding sequences within:
- a CDS encoding DUF4926 domain-containing protein — translated: MVKLKRNIGSMPAGSVGTIVFVHHDPRVAYIMEFLDADGNTLDLITVEEADVETNQ
- a CDS encoding DUF6984 family protein, yielding MKSFRQINSAEERLLVFLLKKSNLSKYVDLDASKLKVQEMDDGGMGSLFFLANNEGRRMNKSIASLSFYDIDGIEVSVTLNIDQYGDLYELDLWKVDFSKLKKIPEFFE
- a CDS encoding Hint domain-containing protein; its protein translation is ISKATGIPADVISAFIDYKADQKAKKKAQQAMDQRMMVISPGLYVLSQIPGVQDVVRPINNILQKATSEVIVGATKITAEVVHGVTSVLGKDGAKVALGLALGPAGFAINTSDIDKLDDKIRDLGKESAEYVRGKDLQADLAKGDIQAKWKADIKTAAYNQLAEQFAPPGMDPSIFSQLWQQYDQKQAEKAAKKEQQKQMISTALQIAASVALQFIPGPGTVAGGSMLASAVASVGSTVSSVVSAIGSALSTVGTWVANAATWVANLPGVSSVVSAVSTAYNAVANFVAPAVNMAKTAITAVSNTVGSFFTSGGTQAQTATNVLTAAQQNYATGIRLLGAVGQAAIASSSGNDNATLSAFANGMLLGVTGPMGLAGSVSYTPPQKANTLGGMLDEGLNGPSASGWGAGLNIGGSAFNGGISFAPGSGLNLNFGGTVGETGGFYNVSYNLESGNTSGSIGAGQEYGSNFGVNLSTDTDQKPSIFMGFGCDMGENNCGGGAANKLGLGGSLTINADGTVNFGADVLGNEALGISFDTNSNSWGPVTANTNFGNDYTVMTAQNLADKAKKEAQMEVAGAYGDVLKDPNLIANSETLKAIADGLGIKPENLPEVIQNLSDIVRNPDADPNLRQSALASLNEMMGGVHNEAYVNGNQGLKDAIDKSPAIADIKIQGKDQNGSAGDGFFSQIGDQAKIYLNQIAGNAFGDFAYVNDEGKVVFRSCFVAGTLVWTREGQRPIETIQVGDFVLSWDEETGESSYQKVFRIWVNQTELIYELSVGNGTAIKTTWNHPFWVTNRSEWVKAKDLNIGDLVLLENSKEASISSVKYYDVEPTIVYNFEVEENHTYYVGSEGVLVHNQPAYGIADPNYGFVYAIRNCNGSSTCEEKVKELYKISNEAQAEGAIAGGVTGLTILGLVALPEIMLPQAIRFIVAYPRLASILGMVPPAVVSNSSSTATVVSEVVAGETAAAWELNAGATLPKVFNSTNGTQVRILESAVKHLREFLGRSQSFTTPLNSKLLMESYTKALDKALSGNVEFGKKIVVGGWEFIFQAARDGGLPVLIHAQPVR